A single region of the Metarhizium brunneum chromosome 6, complete sequence genome encodes:
- the AYT1 gene encoding Trichothecene 3-O-acetyltransferase → MLDSNLLDVLGNQPSLHKLYTQIASIYAVTGPEVHGHIINTLRNGLERLAESFPWLAGHVINEGASEGVTGTYRIIPTDKIPLVVKDLRDDASAPTMAAMRQARFPFRMLDESAIAPCMTINMPGMPIGLVDDHGPVFAVQANFIQGGLVLTMVGQHNAMDMVGQNNIIKWLSRACHGDAFSQEELAVGNMDKSQSVQLLDASWEPGAEIEHQLRKPPVAGSEESTTSPGTPPRLSWSYVNFPPASLKGLKSEATATKPANSAFVSTDDAVCAFIWTCLSRARANRLPAEASTTFARAIDVRSRLGLPATYPGALTNMTYNRSSVGAVGAQSLGSVASDLRKQLDSSVVDVAYNTRALATFLSRCKDKSQVVITVCVDASSGVMLSSWAGVDLYDLDFNLGLGRPEAVRRPGFLPVESLMYIMPKSPRGEMAVGMCVRDEDWQRLEEDEEWSKFAEFIG, encoded by the coding sequence ATGCTAGACAGCAATCTCCTTGACGTGCTGGGTAACCAACCATCCCTGCACAAATTATACACCCAGATAGCATCCATCTACGCCGTCACCGGTCCCGAGGTCCACGGTCACATCATCAATACTCTTAGAAACGGACTCGAAAGATTAGCAGAGAGCTTTCCATGGCTCGCAGGCCATGTCATCAACGAAGGGGCCAGCGAAGGTGTCACGGGCACTTACAGGATCATACCTACCGACAAGATCCCGCTCGTCGTCAAGGATTTGCGCGACGACGCCTCAGCACCAACCATGGCCGCGATGCGGCAAGCCAGGTTTCCCTTTCGCATGCTGGACGAGAGCGCCATTGCTCCATGCATGACCATCAACATGCCCGGAATGCCCATCGGCCTAGTTGACGACCATGGGCCGGTTTTTGCCGTCCAGGCAAACTTCATCCAAGGCGGCTTGGTCTTGACCATGGTCGGACAACACAatgccatggacatggtCGGGCagaacaacatcatcaagtGGCTGTCACGAGCTTGCCACGGCGATGCCTTTTCACAAGAGGAACTGGCAGTCGGCAACATGGACAAGAGCCAAAGTGTTCAACTCCTCGACGCCTCGTGGGAGCCCGGAGCCGAGATTGAGCATCAGCTGCGGAAACCGCCCGTTGCAGGATCCGAGGAGAGCACAACGTCTCCAGGCACACCTCCCAGATTATCTTGGAGCTACGTCAATTTTCCCCCGGCGTCGCTGAAAGGCCTCAAATCCGAGGCGACGGCCACCAAGCCCGCTAACTCGGCCTTTGTGTCcaccgacgacgccgtctgCGCATTCATCTGGACATGCCTCTCCCGAGCCCGCGCAAACCGCCTCCCCGCCGAGGCAAGTACCACCTTTGCGCGGGCCATCGATGTACGCTCACGGCTGGGCCTACCGGCCACGTATCCAGGGGCCCTCACCAACATGACGTACAACCGGTCGTCGGTGGGAGCAGTGGGTGCACAGTCGCTGGGCTCCGTGGCATCTGATCTTCGCAAACAGCTCGACTCCAGCGTTGTAGACGTGGCATATAACACCCGCGCCCTCGCGACGTTTCTCAGCCGCTGCAAAGATAAAAGCCAGGTCGTCATCACTGTGTGTGTGGATGCTTCGTCGGGCGTCATGCTCAGCTCATGGGCTGGCGTTGATCTTTACGACCTGGACTTTAATCTTGGGCTGGGACGGCCCGAGGCAGTGCGCCGACCGGGCTTCCTCCCTGTTGAGAGCTTGATGTACATTATGCCCAAGTCTCCGCGTGGTGAGATGGCGGTGGGCATGTGCGTCAGGGACGAGGACTGGCAACGActcgaggaggatgaggaatGGAGCAAGTTTGCCGAGTTTATCGGGTAG